TTACAAGCCTTCGGTCAATTAATTGCATTTTATGCAAAGAGTGCGGATACACAAAGTAGGTGAAACAAAAAATGAATCGTCAGATTGCAGGGATGCTAGTCGGTTTAATGCTTTTCAGCGGATGTGGTTCCGAGTCGCAACCAGCTTCACAGAAAGCAGTTAACACAGAGAACACTGCCAAAACAACAGTGCAGACTGCAGTGGGAAACAAACTGAAAAAAGCTGTACCTGAATCGGTTCCCCATCAGAAGCCGGACCCAGCAACGCCCGCCCATGCACAGACAACCATTGATGAAGCCTCCATTCAGAAAGCGGAAGAATTCTTCCTGCGTGGAATGGAATTCCAGAAACAGGGCAAGCTGGCAGAATCGACGCAGGAACTAACCATGGCGATCAAATTGAATCCCCGGGTTTCCCGATACTACTTTCATCGGGGCAGTGCCTGGGCAGATTTAAAACAGGACGCCAGTGCCATCGTCGACCTGACTAAAGCGATTGAGATGAGCCCGAAAAACGCACAGTATTACTACACACGCGCCCTGTTTTTCATGACACGTGGCGGTACGGAACTCGCTGTAAAAGATTTTACCAAAGTTATCGAGTGCAAGCCCGACAGCCAGCAGGCGTTAAACAATCGGGGTCTCCTGTTTGCTACGACAGGCAAACTTAAAGAAGCCCGCGCAGATTTTGAACGGGTTCTGGAAATCAAACCTGATAGTATTGATGCGATGAATAACCTCGGATTCGCATTAATGAATTTGAATGAAATGGACAAAGCAATAGAGGTTTTGAACAAAGTACTGCAGAAAAACCCCAAATATCTGAATGCCTATGATAACCGGGGACTGGTCTGGCAGAAACGCAAAGAGTATGACAAAGCCATTGCTGATTTTACCAAAGCCATCGAACTCAGTCCGGGCAGTCTGAAATTTTACCGGCAGCGAATGGTCGTCTATCAGCTGGCTGAACAGCCTGAAAAACAGAAAGCGGATGAAGAAAAAATCATCTGGCTGCAAAAGCTGGCCGGCCTGAATGAACGACTTGCCAAAACACCCGATGATACCGAGTTGATCCTGGAACGTGCTCAGTTTTATCTGGCATCTGAAATGCGTGAAATGGCGATGAAGGATTATGCAAAAATCGTCGAACTCACACAGGACACTGGCCGCGGTTATTATATTCGCGGCGCGCTGTATTTAGAGGAAAACAAGCTGGATCGCTGCATCCAGGAGTGTTCCCGGGCCATCAAAATCCAACCTCAACCGGAAGCGTATTCTG
The sequence above is a segment of the Gimesia algae genome. Coding sequences within it:
- a CDS encoding tetratricopeptide repeat protein is translated as MNRQIAGMLVGLMLFSGCGSESQPASQKAVNTENTAKTTVQTAVGNKLKKAVPESVPHQKPDPATPAHAQTTIDEASIQKAEEFFLRGMEFQKQGKLAESTQELTMAIKLNPRVSRYYFHRGSAWADLKQDASAIVDLTKAIEMSPKNAQYYYTRALFFMTRGGTELAVKDFTKVIECKPDSQQALNNRGLLFATTGKLKEARADFERVLEIKPDSIDAMNNLGFALMNLNEMDKAIEVLNKVLQKNPKYLNAYDNRGLVWQKRKEYDKAIADFTKAIELSPGSLKFYRQRMVVYQLAEQPEKQKADEEKIIWLQKLAGLNERLAKTPDDTELILERAQFYLASEMREMAMKDYAKIVELTQDTGRGYYIRGALYLEENKLDRCIQECSRAIKIQPQPEAYSVRGDAFMKQGDVEHALRDFERAKRIDEIVAKAYLMRSKSFKERGEHKKAAEDYERAVAIDPSLGPGKLDEEKTAGKPVIRPIK